The Sporosarcina ureae genome includes a region encoding these proteins:
- a CDS encoding peptidylprolyl isomerase — translation MFKRNKAWYFLLSVMALAILLVGCGKETEEKSMETPKEESAEQPKEAAVDYSADVKENPIVTITMENDEQIVLELEPTVAPNTVANFISLIEDGYYDGLVFHRVIPGFMIQGGDPSGDGSGGPGYAIDGEFTSNGFENNMKHERGVISTARTQDPNSAGSQFFIMTDDNTSLDGEYAAFGKVTEGMETVDAIVATETDAMDKPLEEQKMKTVEVDTKGFDYPEPTTH, via the coding sequence ATGTTCAAACGTAATAAAGCATGGTATTTCCTACTAAGTGTAATGGCGTTGGCTATTCTTTTAGTGGGGTGTGGAAAAGAGACTGAAGAAAAATCAATGGAAACACCGAAAGAAGAGTCTGCAGAACAACCTAAAGAAGCAGCGGTGGATTACTCGGCAGACGTGAAAGAGAACCCTATCGTGACGATCACGATGGAAAACGATGAACAGATTGTCTTAGAATTAGAACCGACTGTTGCACCGAATACAGTAGCGAACTTCATTTCTTTAATTGAAGACGGCTATTACGATGGCCTGGTTTTCCATCGCGTGATTCCAGGCTTTATGATTCAAGGCGGGGACCCATCCGGTGACGGCTCAGGTGGACCGGGATACGCAATTGATGGAGAGTTCACTTCAAACGGATTTGAAAATAATATGAAACATGAGCGCGGTGTCATTTCGACTGCACGGACGCAAGACCCGAACTCCGCAGGGTCTCAATTCTTTATCATGACAGACGATAACACTTCGCTTGACGGTGAGTATGCGGCTTTCGGTAAGGTAACGGAAGGCATGGAGACAGTGGATGCGATCGTAGCTACTGAAACAGACGCTATGGACAAGCCTCTTGAAGAGCAGAAAATGAAGACAGTTGAAGTAGATACAAAAGGCTTCGACTAC